A single Anatilimnocola floriformis DNA region contains:
- a CDS encoding VOC family protein, which translates to MQKITPFLWFDGRAEEAMNFYVSIFPNSKIGAVSRYGEHGPGPKGTVMAATFELEGQQFHALNGGPMYKFTPAISFFVSCETQPEVDELWDKLVAGGRPDRCGWLQDKFGLSWQIIPRVLGEYLSSPDPKKAGQVMQAMLGMVKLDIQKLKDAYAS; encoded by the coding sequence ATGCAAAAGATTACTCCGTTCCTCTGGTTCGACGGCCGGGCCGAAGAGGCAATGAATTTCTACGTCTCGATTTTTCCGAATTCGAAAATCGGCGCCGTCAGCCGCTACGGCGAGCACGGGCCGGGGCCGAAAGGGACGGTGATGGCGGCGACGTTTGAGCTTGAGGGGCAACAGTTTCACGCGCTCAACGGCGGGCCGATGTACAAGTTCACGCCGGCGATTTCGTTCTTCGTCAGTTGTGAGACGCAGCCCGAGGTCGACGAGTTGTGGGACAAACTCGTCGCTGGCGGCCGACCCGACCGCTGCGGTTGGCTGCAGGATAAGTTTGGTTTGAGCTGGCAGATCATACCTCGGGTGCTGGGCGAATACCTCAGCAGTCCCGATCCGAAAAAAGCCGGCCAGGTCATGCAGGCGATGCTGGGGATGGTTAAGCTCGACATTCAAAAACTGAAGGATGCCTATGCCAGCTAA
- a CDS encoding DNA alkylation repair protein gives MPAKVKPVAKLAKPTTFDECLARFTAEQQAALGKLRQAIRAAAPAAVEGVSYGLAAFRLNGKPLVAIGATSNHCAFYLMSNSTVGEHEELLTSYDTSPGTIRFEPGSPLPSALVKKLVKARIVENEQLIEARKPAKKTAKPSKAKSTTVNYDVAKVLAELKKLSAEKYRQGMERFAIPNDNALGVPVGEMRKLAKKIGRDHELSLELWKSKVYEARMMAAFVGEPEKVTAKQMESWCKTFDSWAIVDTVCFALFDRAPEAWTKVNEWATRKEEFVKRAAFALLASLVLHVKHLDDEHFAAGLQLIENAAEDERNFVKKGVNWALRTIGKRNKTLHAAAMAVAKKLGDSDNATARWIGKDAIRDLNSPATKRRLAK, from the coding sequence ATGCCAGCTAAAGTGAAACCCGTCGCAAAACTCGCCAAGCCGACGACCTTCGATGAATGCCTGGCTCGGTTTACTGCCGAGCAGCAGGCAGCCCTTGGGAAACTCCGGCAAGCGATTCGTGCTGCAGCCCCGGCGGCGGTAGAAGGAGTCAGCTACGGCCTGGCCGCGTTTCGTCTGAACGGTAAGCCACTGGTTGCAATCGGCGCGACTAGCAACCATTGCGCGTTCTATCTGATGAGCAACTCGACTGTGGGCGAACACGAGGAGTTGCTTACAAGCTACGACACGAGCCCGGGAACGATTCGTTTTGAACCCGGTTCGCCGTTGCCGTCGGCGCTAGTGAAGAAGCTGGTGAAAGCGAGGATTGTGGAGAACGAACAACTTATCGAAGCGAGGAAGCCAGCCAAGAAAACTGCCAAGCCATCGAAGGCTAAGAGCACGACAGTGAATTACGACGTCGCAAAAGTGCTGGCCGAATTGAAAAAGCTTTCGGCAGAGAAATATCGGCAGGGGATGGAGCGGTTTGCGATTCCCAACGACAACGCGCTCGGAGTGCCGGTGGGCGAAATGCGGAAGCTCGCGAAGAAGATCGGCCGCGATCACGAACTATCGCTAGAACTCTGGAAGTCCAAGGTATACGAAGCGCGGATGATGGCTGCCTTCGTCGGCGAGCCGGAAAAAGTTACCGCGAAGCAAATGGAATCGTGGTGCAAAACATTCGATAGCTGGGCCATTGTCGACACGGTTTGTTTTGCCCTCTTCGATCGCGCGCCGGAGGCTTGGACGAAGGTCAACGAATGGGCCACGCGCAAGGAAGAGTTCGTCAAACGGGCTGCCTTTGCGTTGCTCGCCAGCCTGGTGTTGCATGTCAAGCACTTGGATGACGAGCACTTTGCGGCCGGTCTGCAACTCATCGAGAATGCCGCGGAAGACGAGCGGAACTTCGTGAAGAAGGGCGTGAACTGGGCCCTGCGCACGATCGGCAAAAGGAACAAAACGCTGCACGCCGCAGCCATGGCCGTCGCGAAGAAACTTGGTGACAGCGACAACGCGACCGCGCGCTGGATCGGCAAAGATGCCATCCGCGATCTCAACAGCCCTGCCACCAAACGCCGTTTGGCAAAATGA